From the Chloroflexota bacterium genome, one window contains:
- a CDS encoding DNA-binding protein, with translation MSVKYNSISRKKPGDPEAAPKYYPSIVKSGNVKLRTLSKRIAEISTVSTVDTMAVLEGLLAVLPQELAAGNVVRLGDFGSFWLRIKTQGSDTPEAVTTNDILNVLPRFTPGKEFKQVLETIEFEKA, from the coding sequence ATGAGCGTCAAATATAATTCTATATCCCGCAAAAAGCCCGGCGATCCTGAAGCTGCGCCCAAGTATTACCCTTCGATTGTCAAAAGCGGCAACGTAAAATTACGTACTCTATCCAAACGCATCGCCGAGATTTCTACCGTCAGCACGGTGGATACAATGGCCGTGCTGGAAGGGCTGCTGGCCGTGCTGCCCCAAGAGTTGGCTGCGGGTAACGTGGTGCGTCTTGGCGATTTCGGCTCGTTTTGGCTGCGCATCAAAACCCAAGGCTCCGACACGCCCGAAGCGGTTACGACAAATGATATTCTCAACGTGCTGCCGCGCTTCACGCCGGGCAAAGAGTTCAAGCAGGTGTTGGAAACCATTGAATTTGAGAAGGCGTAG